The following nucleotide sequence is from Mycobacterium sp. Z3061.
CGATGCGACTCATTCAGGAGCGCACCGGCGACCCGTTGGCATGGATGGCCGGGTTGACGCCCGACGAGCGGATCGCCGCGGTATCGCCTCCGACGAGCGGGACACAGCTGGCCGAGATCCTGGTCAAGATCCGTCGGCAACACCCGGACCTGTTCCCCCCGACGAATTCGCCGGCGCCGCCGGATCGCGCCGACGGCGATGCTGCCAAGGCCATCGCGGATGCGGAAGCCGCTCTGGCGCACCAAAATTCCATGACATCTCAGCTGGACCTTCAGGTGGTTTCGGCAATCCTGAACGCCCACCTGACCACGGTGGAGGGCCGCGACGCACTCACCAAACTGCAGCACGAGATCGAGACCGCCGTCGCAACGCGCTCAGATCTCGACACCCCGGCCGGCGCAAGGGATTTCCAGCGGTGGCTGATCGGCAAACTCAGGGATATCCGCGAGGTGGTCGCGACCGCGAGCCTGGACGACACGTCCAAGTCGGCCTTGATGGCGGCGTGGACGTCGCTGTACAACGCGTCCGAGAACGCGGCGGAGACATCCGCCGGACGGCGGCCGGTGCCGGAACCGACATCGCCGATCGGGCACGCCGGGGACCGACAGCCGGTGCCGGCCGCCGCGGCGGACCCGTTGCTGGACTCGTTGCTGCTCGATGACCCCGGGTCGGCGCCGGCCGCCGCGCCCGGTCCCTCGCCTACGGCGGTATCACCCCCGACGACTCCACCCAGTGCGGGCGGTGGAGCATCCCCGGCGGGCTCGTCGCCCCCGGCGCTGGGCCTACCAACTGGGTTAACGCTGCCGAATCTGCCGGCCGGCAGCGGTCGCGACGGGCGATCGCTCAACGACGGGCTCTGGGATGACGACCGGATTGATCGAGAATCCGCGGATGAGGACGAACACGACCATCACGACGACGACCATCGGAACGCGGAGCCGCACGATCCCTCGGGGCAGCATGAGGCGCCGCCGGCAGGTCCGACGACGGTGACGTTGCCGACCGGCGAGACGGTGACCGCTGCCAGCCCGCAACTGGCCGCGGCGATCCAGGCCGCGGCCGGCGGCACCCCGATCGCCGAGGCATTCCAGCAGCAGGGCATCACAATTCCCCCTCCGGGCACCGCAGTCAGCGCTCCCCTGGACCCGTCGCGTGTCGAGCCGGGCGACATCGGCATGTTCAGCGATCGGCACGCGCTGGCCCTCGGACGCAGCAAGGCGCTGCTCGACGGCCAGATTCAACACATTTCGACCGTGACCGGGCCGAGCTTCCTAGGCTGGGAGCACCCGCCGGCGCCGGCGAGTCAGGCGACAGCACCAGCTACCGAGACACCGTCACCGACCCGGCCGTCAGCCACGGCCTAGCCGCAGAGGAGGAGAGAGCGGATGGCAGACCGAATTCATGTGGTGCCGGCGGATTTGCGGGAAGCCGCCGCCCATCACCAGCAGGCCTCCGAGCAACTTCGGGCCCTGCCCGCGTCGCATGCGGCGATTCAGGAGAGCCTGGATTCTCTTGGGCCGATCTACAGCGAACTGCGCGAGGCCGGACGGGAACTGCTCGAACTCAGGCGGCAGTGCTACGAGCAACAGGCAGACGACCATGCCGACATCGCCCAGCATCTCCACACCTCGGCGGCGCTGTGGGAGCAGCACGAACAAGAGGCAGCCGACAAGCTCGGCGGCATCCTCGATCGATGACCGTCACTAGACATTCATGACCGACGCCAACCCGGCCTTCGACACGGTGCATCCCAGCGGCCACATCCTGGTGCGCTCATGTCGGGGCGGATATCTGCACAGCGTCGCGCTCAGTGAGGCGGCAATGGAGACGGACGCCCAAACTCTGGCCGAGGGCATCCTGCTGACCGCCGACGTGTCGTGTCTGAAGGCGCTCTTGGAAGTGCGCGACGAGATTGTCGCGGCCGG
It contains:
- a CDS encoding DUF2694 family protein, whose amino-acid sequence is MTDANPAFDTVHPSGHILVRSCRGGYLHSVALSEAAMETDAQTLAEGILLTADVSCLKALLEVRDEIVAAGHTPSAEVPTDADLDAAIEKLLEHRLRRRAP
- a CDS encoding DUF4226 domain-containing protein — its product is MTTYQDLVDTMRLIQERTGDPLAWMAGLTPDERIAAVSPPTSGTQLAEILVKIRRQHPDLFPPTNSPAPPDRADGDAAKAIADAEAALAHQNSMTSQLDLQVVSAILNAHLTTVEGRDALTKLQHEIETAVATRSDLDTPAGARDFQRWLIGKLRDIREVVATASLDDTSKSALMAAWTSLYNASENAAETSAGRRPVPEPTSPIGHAGDRQPVPAAAADPLLDSLLLDDPGSAPAAAPGPSPTAVSPPTTPPSAGGGASPAGSSPPALGLPTGLTLPNLPAGSGRDGRSLNDGLWDDDRIDRESADEDEHDHHDDDHRNAEPHDPSGQHEAPPAGPTTVTLPTGETVTAASPQLAAAIQAAAGGTPIAEAFQQQGITIPPPGTAVSAPLDPSRVEPGDIGMFSDRHALALGRSKALLDGQIQHISTVTGPSFLGWEHPPAPASQATAPATETPSPTRPSATA
- a CDS encoding ESX-1 secretion-associated protein, whose product is MADRIHVVPADLREAAAHHQQASEQLRALPASHAAIQESLDSLGPIYSELREAGRELLELRRQCYEQQADDHADIAQHLHTSAALWEQHEQEAADKLGGILDR